A single Helicobacter sp. 'house sparrow 1' DNA region contains:
- a CDS encoding HyaD/HybD family hydrogenase maturation endopeptidase has product MKLLVLGVGNILFGDEGIGVHLCNYLKINYKFETSHQVDFIDGGTLAQALIPLITSYDEVLILDCVDVEDAEVGSVYFFPFDKVPNVITWAGSAHEVEMLQTLRLIQAMGDLPPVSIVGVIPYVIGEDTTFDLSQSVLEGAKVMEKIVLEFLANRGIEAKKVRELDLQFVANHSFRGVDDL; this is encoded by the coding sequence ATGAAGTTACTTGTTTTAGGAGTGGGGAATATTTTGTTTGGTGATGAGGGTATTGGTGTTCATCTTTGTAATTATTTAAAAATAAATTACAAATTTGAAACCTCTCATCAGGTTGATTTTATTGATGGTGGGACATTAGCCCAAGCCCTTATTCCACTTATTACCTCTTATGATGAAGTTTTAATATTAGATTGTGTAGATGTAGAGGATGCTGAAGTTGGCTCAGTCTATTTTTTTCCATTTGATAAGGTGCCAAATGTTATCACTTGGGCTGGTAGTGCTCATGAAGTTGAAATGTTACAAACACTGCGACTCATTCAAGCAATGGGTGATTTGCCTCCTGTGAGTATCGTTGGTGTGATTCCTTATGTGATTGGAGAGGATACCACTTTTGATTTATCTCAATCTGTTTTAGAAGGTGCAAAGGTTATGGAAAAGATTGTTTTAGAATTTTTGGCAAATAGGGGTATAGAGGCTAAAAAAGTAAGAGAACTTGATTTGCAATTTGTGGCAAATCATTCTTTTAGAGGTGTAGATGATCTTTGA
- a CDS encoding nickel-dependent hydrogenase large subunit: MTKRIVVDPITRIEGHLRIEVIVDENNVITDAFSSSTLFRGLETIVKGRDPRDVGFIVQRICGVCTYSHYKAGIFAVENALGIVPPFNAQMVRSLMNISLFLHDHAVHFYTLHGLDWCDILSALKADPAKAAKEAFKYAQYPICAGEDELKAVQKRVADFVKQGALGPFSNAYWGHRTYRFTPEQNLIVLSHYLKLLEIQREIAKMMAIFGAKQPHPQSLTVGGVTSIMDILDPSRLGEWSSKFDLVSDFIHRAYYADVLMAAKAFGNEPSVLKGCGVKNFISHAEMQIGANEYLFSSGIVVNGDLSKVLPIDENLIKEEVTNSWYKYENTQEKALHPYEGQTNPEYTGFIDGESIGASGKQEHTKLLDINGKYSWIKSPRYDGMPMEVGPLASVVVGLAAKNPYITPVATKFLKDSGLPVEALFSTLGRTAARCIEAVVICDHGKKAFDALVENLKTDQSVCAPYVIDKNKEYQGRYIGNVPRGMLSHWVKIKNGVVENYQAVVPSTWNAGPRDHRGQKGPYETSLIGTKIADLTQPLEIIRTIHSFDPCIACAVHVMDTKGNKLSEYKVEPSFARI; encoded by the coding sequence ATGACAAAGAGAATAGTGGTAGATCCTATTACAAGAATTGAGGGACATCTTAGGATAGAGGTGATTGTAGATGAAAATAATGTAATTACAGATGCATTTTCTTCATCCACCCTTTTTAGAGGATTGGAGACAATTGTTAAAGGTAGAGATCCTAGAGATGTTGGTTTTATTGTCCAAAGGATTTGTGGTGTGTGTACTTATAGCCATTATAAGGCAGGGATTTTTGCAGTAGAAAATGCATTGGGAATCGTACCTCCATTTAATGCACAAATGGTTAGAAGTTTGATGAATATTTCATTGTTTTTACACGACCATGCTGTGCATTTTTATACTTTGCATGGTCTTGATTGGTGTGATATATTATCAGCACTTAAGGCAGATCCTGCAAAAGCTGCAAAAGAGGCGTTTAAATATGCACAATACCCAATTTGTGCTGGAGAAGATGAACTTAAGGCAGTTCAAAAAAGAGTAGCTGATTTTGTAAAACAAGGTGCTCTTGGGCCATTTAGTAATGCATATTGGGGACATAGAACATATCGTTTTACCCCAGAACAAAATCTAATTGTTCTATCGCATTATCTAAAACTTCTTGAGATTCAGAGAGAAATTGCAAAAATGATGGCAATTTTTGGTGCCAAACAACCGCATCCTCAAAGTCTTACGGTTGGTGGTGTTACTTCTATTATGGATATCTTAGATCCTTCAAGACTTGGAGAGTGGTCTTCAAAATTTGATTTAGTGAGTGATTTTATCCATCGTGCGTATTATGCTGATGTCTTGATGGCAGCAAAAGCTTTTGGTAATGAACCATCTGTATTAAAGGGATGTGGTGTTAAAAATTTCATTTCTCATGCTGAAATGCAAATAGGAGCAAACGAGTATCTCTTTAGTAGTGGTATTGTAGTCAATGGCGATTTATCTAAAGTTCTTCCAATTGATGAGAATTTAATTAAAGAGGAGGTAACAAATTCTTGGTATAAGTATGAAAATACACAAGAAAAAGCATTGCATCCTTATGAAGGGCAAACAAATCCGGAGTATACAGGTTTTATAGATGGTGAAAGTATCGGAGCAAGTGGCAAGCAAGAACATACAAAGCTACTTGATATCAATGGTAAGTATTCTTGGATAAAATCACCAAGATATGATGGTATGCCTATGGAAGTTGGACCTTTAGCATCAGTAGTTGTAGGCCTGGCGGCAAAGAATCCATATATTACCCCAGTTGCTACAAAATTTTTAAAAGATAGTGGTTTGCCTGTTGAAGCATTATTTAGCACATTGGGAAGAACAGCTGCAAGATGTATTGAAGCTGTTGTAATTTGTGATCATGGTAAAAAAGCCTTTGATGCTTTGGTGGAGAACTTAAAAACTGATCAGTCTGTCTGTGCACCTTATGTAATTGATAAAAATAAGGAATATCAAGGAAGATATATCGGTAATGTTCCTAGAGGTATGCTCAGCCATTGGGTAAAGATTAAAAATGGTGTTGTGGAAAATTATCAAGCAGTGGTTCCATCTACTTGGAATGCTGGACCTAGAGATCATAGGGGACAAAAAGGTCCTTATGAAACAAGTCTTATTGGAACTAAGATAGCAGATTTGACACAGCCACTTGAAATCATTAGGACCATACATTCTTTTGATCCTTGTATTGCTTGTGCTGTTCATGTAATGGATACTAAGGGTAATAAGTTGAGTGAATATAAAGTCGAACCTAGTTTTGCGAGAATATAA
- a CDS encoding polyprenyl synthetase family protein: protein MFLQEFEEFLRQQEPKLEGFHPNLQKAFWEMLLNGGKRFRPALLLSVVDAYTPTLMKNAFLPALALECLHTYSLIHDDLPSMDNADLRRLHPTLHKSYDEATAILIGDALNTYSFYLLSQARLDPKVKICLIEALAYNGGINGMVLGQALDCYFENQQLSLDKLCFIHLNKTAKLIATSLKMGAIIADLSQKEIQDFYDFGLKLGVYFQIRDDIIDSTLTDQEAGKTTQNDSNKNSYVNLLGLDGARREAQKIKEEILAMLEKFDIRLQEKLLILLSKYFEEK from the coding sequence ATGTTTTTACAAGAATTTGAGGAGTTTTTAAGGCAACAAGAACCAAAGCTAGAGGGTTTTCATCCTAACCTACAGAAAGCATTTTGGGAGATGCTTTTAAATGGAGGTAAGAGATTTAGACCAGCATTATTGTTAAGTGTTGTAGATGCATATACTCCAACTTTAATGAAAAATGCCTTTTTACCTGCCTTGGCCTTAGAATGTTTGCATACTTATTCTTTAATTCATGATGATTTGCCTAGTATGGATAATGCAGATTTAAGAAGGTTGCATCCAACTTTACATAAAAGCTATGATGAAGCAACAGCAATTTTAATAGGAGATGCATTAAATACTTATAGTTTTTATCTGCTCTCACAAGCAAGATTAGATCCTAAAGTAAAAATTTGTTTGATAGAGGCTTTGGCTTATAATGGTGGAATTAATGGCATGGTTTTGGGACAGGCTTTAGATTGTTACTTTGAAAATCAGCAACTTTCATTAGATAAACTTTGTTTTATACACTTAAATAAAACCGCAAAGCTCATTGCCACAAGTTTGAAAATGGGGGCAATTATTGCAGATTTATCCCAAAAGGAAATACAAGATTTTTATGATTTTGGATTAAAATTGGGAGTGTATTTTCAGATACGCGATGATATCATTGATTCCACTCTTACAGATCAAGAAGCGGGTAAGACTACACAAAATGATAGTAATAAGAATAGCTATGTGAATTTACTAGGGCTTGATGGAGCGCGAAGAGAAGCTCAAAAAATTAAAGAAGAAATTTTGGCAATGTTAGAAAAGTTTGATATCAGGTTGCAAGAAAAACTTTTAATCTTGTTGAGTAAATATTTTGAGGAAAAATAA
- a CDS encoding hydrogenase small subunit has protein sequence MQLFDKISKRLDSLMELPTCKKSESLQEELSKKGFERRDFVKWAGMMAGVLSLPASFTPLVAKAAEVANRLPVIWLHMAECTGCSESLLRTEDPSIDSILFDMINLEYHETVMAAAGYQAELNLENALKKHKGNYILMVEGGIPTVEHYLTIGMHGKTGAQICREAAEGAAAIFAIGTCSSFGGVQAAYPNPTSATSLSKIIKKPVINVPGCPPSEKNIVGNVLYFLMFGSLPPLDAFDRPKWAYGLRIHDTCERRGRFDAGEFVQQFGDEGAQKGYCLYKVGCKGPYTFNNCSKLRFNSHTSWPIQAGHGCIGCSEPNFWDTMKPFEEPLANRLFATSYNGLGADKVADTIGGVILTATAIGIAAHATISSFTKNKTEE, from the coding sequence ATGCAGTTATTTGATAAAATTTCTAAGAGATTAGATAGTTTGATGGAATTACCTACTTGTAAGAAGAGTGAAAGTTTGCAAGAAGAATTGAGCAAGAAAGGTTTTGAAAGGAGGGATTTTGTTAAATGGGCGGGAATGATGGCAGGTGTTCTCTCTCTACCTGCAAGCTTTACACCCCTTGTTGCAAAAGCAGCCGAGGTTGCTAATCGCTTACCAGTGATTTGGCTTCATATGGCCGAATGTACAGGATGTAGTGAGAGTCTTTTGAGGACAGAGGATCCTAGTATTGATTCAATCCTCTTTGATATGATCAATCTTGAGTATCATGAGACTGTTATGGCAGCTGCTGGATATCAGGCAGAGTTGAATCTTGAGAATGCACTAAAAAAACATAAAGGGAATTATATTTTGATGGTGGAGGGTGGTATTCCTACAGTTGAGCATTATCTCACGATTGGGATGCATGGGAAAACTGGAGCACAAATATGCAGGGAAGCAGCCGAAGGTGCTGCTGCAATTTTTGCCATTGGGACTTGTTCTTCTTTTGGAGGAGTCCAAGCTGCATATCCCAATCCAACTTCAGCAACCTCGCTTAGTAAAATAATCAAAAAACCTGTGATTAATGTTCCAGGCTGCCCTCCAAGCGAAAAAAATATCGTGGGCAATGTTTTGTATTTCTTAATGTTTGGTAGTTTGCCTCCATTGGATGCTTTTGATAGACCAAAATGGGCATATGGACTTAGAATCCATGATACCTGTGAGAGAAGAGGTAGATTTGATGCAGGAGAGTTTGTTCAACAATTTGGTGATGAGGGAGCACAGAAAGGGTATTGTCTTTATAAGGTAGGTTGTAAGGGTCCATATACCTTCAATAATTGTTCAAAGCTTAGATTTAATTCCCATACTAGTTGGCCAATTCAAGCTGGTCATGGATGTATTGGTTGTAGTGAGCCGAATTTTTGGGATACAATGAAACCTTTTGAGGAACCTTTAGCAAATCGGTTGTTTGCTACATCTTATAATGGATTGGGTGCTGATAAAGTTGCTGATACAATAGGTGGAGTTATTCTAACAGCTACAGCAATTGGTATAGCTGCACATGCAACAATTTCAAGTTTCACAAAAAATAAAACAGAAGAGTAA
- the surE gene encoding 5'/3'-nucleotidase SurE encodes MKKILLTNDDGFDSKGLLSLKEALSDIAQVLIVAPASEKSACGHSLCLTKPLKFVKVDDDFYKLDDGSPTDCIYLAMNAIYKDGQKPDLIISGINLGSNMGEDVTYSGTAAGAIEGVIQGIPSLAISQILKDKNLAQEFDFALAKKVIREIVLKIFENKFPLGDRKFLNINVPQISIKDFKGYKVTQKGYRLYANNAHLNRDPRGNEYYWIGLQPLAWKDREGIVSDFNATKQGYVSITPITINMTSYEDMDVIEKWLIN; translated from the coding sequence ATGAAAAAAATTTTATTAACAAATGATGATGGTTTTGATTCTAAGGGCTTATTAAGTTTAAAAGAAGCGCTAAGTGATATTGCACAAGTTTTAATTGTGGCACCTGCTAGCGAAAAATCTGCCTGTGGCCATAGTCTTTGTCTCACAAAGCCTTTAAAATTTGTCAAGGTAGATGATGATTTTTATAAGCTTGATGATGGAAGCCCCACAGACTGTATTTATCTTGCAATGAATGCAATTTATAAAGATGGGCAAAAGCCTGATCTTATTATTTCAGGGATTAATTTAGGGTCTAATATGGGAGAGGATGTTACATACTCTGGAACTGCTGCGGGAGCTATTGAGGGAGTAATACAAGGAATTCCATCTTTAGCAATTTCACAAATACTAAAAGATAAAAATTTAGCTCAAGAGTTTGATTTTGCTCTTGCAAAAAAAGTAATTAGGGAAATTGTTTTAAAGATTTTTGAAAATAAGTTCCCGCTAGGTGATCGAAAATTCCTAAATATTAATGTTCCACAAATTAGTATTAAAGATTTTAAGGGTTATAAAGTTACTCAAAAAGGCTACCGTCTCTATGCAAACAATGCACATTTAAACAGGGATCCCAGGGGTAATGAGTATTATTGGATTGGATTGCAGCCACTTGCTTGGAAAGATAGAGAAGGTATTGTTTCTGATTTTAATGCTACAAAGCAAGGTTATGTTTCAATTACTCCTATTACAATCAATATGACAAGCTATGAAGATATGGATGTAATAGAAAAATGGTTGATAAATTAA
- a CDS encoding OmpP1/FadL family transporter: MKSYISILFFSLFPLSICYSGGFKVQEQSLNGTALNSAYVAGSRGADASYYNPANMGFSNDWNENKSEFEFATSLIQIPGFNFQVPTTNQGLRSHTTIAYDSFLQSVANLLPSVIPADIDILHSQADSQIINGSTGTTNFILPKFFYKTRTKNGFTFGASFVASSGLAMQWKDKGGEFLQDVFIMMVELSPSISYTFNDRISFGFGPRIMYAMGSFNNVVYVPMKWKDGQNLGGPTCIDPNNSCITLTGADLDAIGIDNIPNELMSQSQKDMLKQLITPGTFLHTITLGKYNSIADIVKTSTTTMYGTTKVYQKSEGKDLSAGYRLSASLRVFDNGMFSVVYNSSVPFHMKGSLEATSYVGGAMGNVLTQTSLDIAVNMPEILTLAYAHEFFDKKLRIEGVYERTFWAKGPNFSVTPDFDNAIYTGLSGMVTHFSSDKLKSMVGLADFSQVSNMGAGWRDTNTFRLGITYSNHKNLRLMGSIAYDEAPSPQNKIGIPDSNGYMFSLGGKYKFRDFILGVAYSLTLKDNRESLYQQLLNLGQLRILTASLEYHW, translated from the coding sequence ATGAAGTCTTATATCAGTATTTTATTTTTTTCTTTATTTCCCTTAAGCATCTGTTATTCTGGGGGATTTAAGGTTCAAGAACAATCTCTTAATGGTACTGCCTTAAACTCTGCCTATGTAGCTGGTTCTAGAGGTGCTGATGCAAGTTATTATAATCCTGCCAATATGGGGTTTAGTAATGATTGGAATGAAAATAAAAGCGAGTTTGAGTTTGCAACTTCTCTTATACAGATTCCTGGGTTTAATTTTCAAGTACCTACCACAAATCAAGGATTAAGATCTCATACAACAATTGCATATGACAGTTTTTTGCAGTCTGTTGCTAATCTCTTACCCTCAGTCATTCCAGCAGATATTGATATTTTACACTCCCAAGCAGATTCTCAAATTATTAATGGTTCCACAGGGACGACAAATTTTATACTTCCTAAGTTTTTTTACAAAACAAGAACCAAAAATGGCTTTACCTTTGGAGCAAGCTTTGTGGCTTCTTCTGGTCTTGCAATGCAATGGAAAGACAAAGGTGGGGAATTTTTACAAGATGTATTTATTATGATGGTAGAACTCTCACCTTCTATCAGCTATACTTTCAATGATAGAATTTCATTTGGGTTTGGACCTAGAATCATGTATGCAATGGGAAGCTTCAATAATGTTGTTTATGTTCCTATGAAATGGAAGGATGGGCAAAATTTAGGGGGTCCTACTTGCATAGATCCTAATAACTCTTGTATCACACTCACAGGGGCAGACTTAGATGCAATCGGAATTGATAATATTCCAAATGAATTAATGAGTCAAAGTCAAAAAGATATGCTCAAACAACTCATTACCCCTGGAACATTTTTGCATACCATAACCCTTGGAAAATACAATAGCATCGCTGATATTGTAAAAACTTCTACTACTACAATGTATGGAACCACAAAGGTGTATCAAAAATCCGAAGGAAAGGATTTGTCTGCAGGATATCGCTTGAGTGCAAGTTTGAGGGTTTTTGATAATGGAATGTTTTCTGTAGTTTATAACTCTAGCGTACCCTTTCATATGAAAGGCAGTCTTGAAGCCACAAGCTATGTAGGTGGTGCAATGGGAAATGTTCTAACACAAACTAGTCTTGATATTGCAGTAAATATGCCTGAAATACTTACTCTAGCATATGCACACGAGTTTTTTGATAAAAAACTACGGATTGAAGGAGTTTATGAGAGAACTTTTTGGGCTAAGGGTCCTAATTTTTCTGTGACTCCTGATTTTGATAATGCTATCTATACTGGTTTAAGTGGTATGGTGACACACTTTTCTTCTGATAAGTTAAAAAGTATGGTAGGGCTTGCTGATTTTTCTCAAGTAAGCAACATGGGTGCTGGATGGAGAGATACCAATACTTTTAGACTTGGTATAACTTATAGTAATCATAAAAACTTAAGATTAATGGGAAGCATTGCTTATGATGAAGCCCCAAGCCCCCAAAATAAAATAGGAATTCCAGATTCTAATGGCTATATGTTCTCTTTAGGTGGAAAATATAAGTTTAGGGATTTTATTTTAGGAGTTGCATATTCTTTAACTCTCAAGGATAATAGAGAAAGTCTTTATCAACAACTCTTAAATCTAGGACAACTTAGAATCTTAACTGCAAGCTTGGAATATCATTGGTAG
- a CDS encoding YbaB/EbfC family nucleoid-associated protein — protein sequence MFDVEGLKNIFGGMQKEVEDLQEKAKSIVLSAKSGGGLVSVSINGAGELIDLSIDDSLLEDKESLQILLMSALNDAYRSVEENKKNMALNLLGGMKPFA from the coding sequence ATGTTTGATGTTGAGGGTTTGAAAAATATTTTTGGTGGAATGCAAAAAGAAGTTGAAGATTTGCAAGAGAAGGCCAAGAGTATAGTTTTAAGTGCAAAGAGTGGTGGTGGTTTAGTTAGCGTAAGCATCAATGGAGCTGGAGAGCTTATAGATTTGAGTATAGATGATAGTTTACTAGAAGATAAAGAGTCTTTGCAGATTTTATTGATGAGTGCTTTAAATGATGCTTATAGAAGTGTTGAAGAAAATAAAAAAAATATGGCACTGAATCTTTTAGGGGGTATGAAACCCTTTGCTTAA
- the pseB gene encoding UDP-N-acetylglucosamine 4,6-dehydratase (inverting) yields MFNQKSILITGGTGSFGKKFVEIILQRYQPKKIIVYSRDELKQYEMAQIFNHKCMRYFIGDIRDKERLKFALNGVDICIHAAALKQVPTAEYNPMECIKTNIQGASNLIDAALFNNVEHIIALSTDKAANPINLYGATKLCSDKLFIAANNMKGGHQSKFSVVRYGNVVGSRGSVVPLFKKLIKEGAKELPITDEKMTRFWITLEQGVDFVIKSLQRMHGGEIFIPKIPSMKILDIAKTLAPHLPIKIIGIRPGEKLHEIMIPRDDSHLCLEFQDFFILMPTIQFQTPINYKLTLLNEKGKKVAEGFEYSSDTNSQWLDTQSLKEMID; encoded by the coding sequence ATGTTTAATCAAAAAAGTATATTAATTACTGGGGGAACAGGTAGCTTTGGTAAGAAGTTTGTTGAAATCATTTTACAAAGGTATCAGCCTAAAAAAATTATTGTATATAGTCGCGATGAACTGAAGCAATATGAAATGGCACAAATCTTTAATCACAAGTGTATGCGGTATTTTATTGGAGATATAAGAGATAAGGAACGCTTGAAATTTGCACTAAATGGAGTAGATATTTGCATTCATGCAGCAGCACTTAAACAGGTTCCTACTGCAGAATATAATCCAATGGAGTGTATCAAAACAAACATTCAAGGAGCGAGTAACCTTATTGATGCAGCACTTTTTAATAATGTAGAACATATCATTGCTCTTAGCACCGATAAAGCAGCAAATCCTATTAACCTTTATGGAGCAACTAAACTTTGTAGCGATAAGCTTTTTATCGCTGCAAATAATATGAAGGGAGGCCATCAATCCAAATTTAGTGTGGTTAGATATGGCAATGTTGTTGGGAGTCGTGGAAGTGTTGTTCCATTGTTTAAGAAATTGATTAAAGAAGGTGCAAAAGAACTTCCAATCACAGATGAAAAAATGACAAGATTTTGGATCACTTTAGAACAAGGAGTGGATTTTGTAATAAAAAGTCTTCAAAGAATGCATGGGGGAGAGATCTTTATCCCTAAAATACCTAGTATGAAAATCTTAGATATCGCAAAGACTTTAGCCCCCCACCTTCCCATCAAGATAATAGGAATTAGACCCGGAGAAAAACTCCATGAAATAATGATTCCAAGAGACGATAGCCATCTTTGTTTAGAATTTCAAGACTTTTTTATCCTAATGCCAACAATCCAATTTCAAACTCCAATTAACTACAAGCTCACCTTATTAAACGAAAAAGGGAAAAAAGTAGCAGAGGGATTTGAATACAGTAGCGATACTAATTCACAATGGCTTGATACACAATCTTTAAAAGAGATGATTGACTAA
- a CDS encoding DUF7488 domain-containing protein yields MLKIPFYSFIIFLPFSLLFGMNFSFCQKHYQQVVWKVKDIDSVPILYQDKVYYVAYSKKPLISEYVLRSDPFIGLYLIDAKKNPKGYVLRDLEKKPQDIQIAIIGSKGSKEAKVLQMQEGFLKYGKLNQIIEPNAVLGDICYQIYGIGADNGFIDKKYLERFLSQDEAYYGDIGIRLDKNRVREIDPFFKNNPFKPRDIIIQINDNKITEKTNVEWIVANLAYESKASVSVLRLENGKSVTKTFKVVVKKLFGGYLLQDTFFESQGIKIDKDLVIKRLSKNLNNGLENLKRGDRILWIHKQDPRKLEGEIFSNLRKVLSDTYTEYGFIEMLISRNGFQFSLKIHPNN; encoded by the coding sequence TTGCTTAAGATACCTTTTTATTCTTTTATTATTTTTCTTCCTTTTTCTTTATTATTTGGGATGAATTTTTCTTTTTGTCAGAAGCACTACCAGCAGGTGGTGTGGAAAGTAAAAGACATAGATTCAGTCCCAATTTTATACCAGGATAAGGTGTATTATGTTGCCTATTCTAAAAAACCTTTGATTAGTGAATATGTATTAAGATCTGATCCTTTTATTGGACTTTATCTAATTGATGCAAAAAAGAATCCCAAAGGTTATGTTCTAAGAGATTTAGAAAAAAAACCTCAAGATATTCAGATTGCTATCATTGGAAGCAAGGGATCAAAAGAAGCTAAAGTCTTGCAAATGCAAGAGGGTTTTTTAAAATATGGAAAACTAAATCAAATTATTGAGCCAAATGCAGTACTTGGAGATATATGCTATCAAATTTATGGTATTGGTGCAGATAATGGTTTTATTGATAAAAAATATCTTGAAAGATTTTTATCTCAAGATGAGGCTTATTATGGGGATATAGGAATAAGGTTAGATAAAAATAGGGTTAGAGAGATTGATCCGTTTTTTAAAAACAATCCTTTTAAACCTAGGGATATTATCATTCAAATCAATGATAATAAGATCACAGAAAAAACAAATGTAGAATGGATTGTTGCCAACCTAGCCTATGAAAGTAAAGCAAGTGTTAGTGTTTTAAGACTGGAAAATGGGAAGAGTGTAACAAAAACTTTTAAAGTAGTTGTAAAGAAGCTTTTTGGTGGCTATTTACTACAAGATACTTTTTTTGAAAGTCAAGGAATAAAGATTGATAAAGATTTAGTGATAAAGCGTTTAAGTAAAAATTTGAATAATGGACTTGAAAACCTCAAAAGAGGAGATAGGATCTTGTGGATCCATAAACAAGATCCACGAAAGCTTGAAGGGGAAATTTTTTCAAATTTAAGAAAAGTACTTTCAGATACTTATACAGAATATGGTTTTATTGAAATGCTTATCAGTAGAAATGGCTTTCAATTTAGTTTAAAAATTCATCCTAATAATTGA
- the cybH gene encoding Ni/Fe-hydrogenase, b-type cytochrome subunit — protein sequence MKNTQYRALREFSTLVCLFHWIRAFCIFALIATGFYIAYPFLQPKVSPEPTNFLQAYIRSIHLIVGFMLIGVSFFRLYLFLFDKKSSPERASIVQLKEPKVWLSVIGSYLWISKHPHIKGAYNPLQFTTYFILAVLVLLVSITGISLYINVYHDGLGGMLMPFFKWVEVVCGGLANVRVIHHILTWAFIIFIPVHIYLAVWNSIKYPNGGVDGIVSGIRYQKY from the coding sequence ATGAAAAATACGCAATATAGAGCATTGCGAGAGTTTTCTACTCTAGTATGCCTTTTTCATTGGATTAGAGCTTTCTGTATTTTTGCGTTGATTGCAACGGGGTTTTATATTGCCTATCCTTTTTTGCAACCTAAAGTCAGTCCAGAGCCTACCAATTTTTTACAAGCTTATATTAGAAGCATTCACTTAATTGTAGGTTTTATGTTGATTGGAGTTTCTTTTTTTAGACTTTATCTTTTTTTGTTTGACAAAAAGAGTTCGCCTGAGAGGGCTTCTATTGTTCAGCTAAAAGAGCCTAAAGTCTGGTTATCAGTAATTGGTTCTTATTTGTGGATTAGTAAGCATCCTCATATTAAAGGGGCTTATAATCCATTGCAATTTACCACATATTTTATTTTGGCAGTTTTGGTATTACTTGTTTCTATTACAGGAATATCTCTTTATATAAATGTTTATCACGATGGCCTTGGTGGGATGTTGATGCCATTTTTTAAGTGGGTAGAAGTTGTTTGTGGTGGATTGGCAAATGTTAGAGTTATACATCACATATTAACTTGGGCATTTATAATCTTTATCCCTGTGCATATCTATTTAGCTGTTTGGAATTCAATAAAGTATCCAAATGGTGGTGTAGATGGCATTGTTAGCGGTATTCGCTATCAAAAATATTAG
- the panD gene encoding aspartate 1-decarboxylase, whose product MQVEMLYSKIHRARVTDANLDYVGSITISRDLAKSAGLLEGMKVDVLNINNGERFTTYVIVCDKEGEICINGAAARKVAINDIVIIAAYASYTLEELKDYKPTIVVVNTDNKIEAIKYEV is encoded by the coding sequence ATGCAAGTAGAGATGCTTTATAGTAAGATACATCGTGCAAGAGTTACAGATGCGAATCTTGATTATGTTGGATCTATCACAATTAGTAGAGATTTGGCTAAGTCAGCAGGACTTTTAGAGGGTATGAAAGTAGATGTTTTAAACATTAATAATGGCGAGCGCTTCACAACTTATGTAATTGTTTGTGATAAGGAGGGGGAAATTTGTATCAATGGTGCTGCGGCAAGAAAAGTAGCAATCAATGATATTGTGATTATAGCAGCTTATGCAAGCTATACTTTAGAAGAATTAAAGGATTATAAGCCGACAATTGTGGTAGTAAATACTGATAATAAAATTGAAGCAATAAAATATGAGGTGTAG